A region of Oryctolagus cuniculus chromosome 3, mOryCun1.1, whole genome shotgun sequence DNA encodes the following proteins:
- the TAS2R38 gene encoding LOW QUALITY PROTEIN: taste receptor type 2 member 38 (The sequence of the model RefSeq protein was modified relative to this genomic sequence to represent the inferred CDS: inserted 4 bases in 2 codons), producing MLTLTPELTVSYEGKITFMVLSVLEFAVGVLANAFIFWVSFWDVVEQQPVNSCDLVLLCLSTTRLLPHGLLFLDAVHLSFFQQTKDPLSHSYQIVIMLWTIRNQVSLWLPTCLSPLHCSKVARFSHTFLLCVASWISRRTPQLLLGGLLFCCIRTVLCVGDFRVASVLLVNNXELNVHIGSVSLFYVFMFCSVGSIPLFLSFLVSSGVLIVSLRKHLRTMMAQASNVRDPSPEAHIQALKALVALICFYVVLFCTAVIXAVLTEWHNKTGAMVCDVLLAACPSGHAAVLISSNAKLRRTVDTTLLWAQGPVKGRGPGTLC from the exons ATGTTGACTCTGACCCCTGAATTAACTGTGTCCTATGAAGGCAAGATCACATTTATGGTCCTTTCAGTCCTGGAGTTCGCAGTGGGGGTCCTGGCCAATGCCTTCATTTTCTGGGTGAGTTTTTGGGATGTGGTGGAGCAGCAGCCGGTGAACAGCTGTGACCTTGTGTTGCTGTGTCTCAGCACCACCCGTCTTCTTCCGCATGGCCTGCTGTTTCTAGATGCCGTGCATCTCTCTTTTTTCCAGCAAACGAAggacccgctgagccacagctaCCAAATCGTCATCATGCTCTGGACGATCAGGAACCAAGTCAGCCTCTGGCTCCCCACCTGCCTCAGCCCCCTCCACTGCTCCAAGGTCGCTCGGTTCTCCCACACCTTCCTGCTCTGCGTGGCAAGCTGGATCTCCAGGAGGACcccccagctgctcctggggGGCCTCCTTTTCTGCTGCATCCGCACGGTCCTCTGTGTGGGGGACTTCAGAGTCGCTTCCGTGCTACTCGTGAACAA AGAGCTCAATGTGCACATTGGAAGCGTCAGCTTATTTTACGTTTTCATGTTCTGCAGTGTGGGGTCCATTCCCCTGTTCCTGTCTTTCCTGGTTTCTTCTGGGGTACTGATTGTGTCCTTGAGGAAGCACCTGAGGACAATGATGGCCCAAGCCAGCAATGTCCGAGACCCCAGCCCGGAGGCCCACATCCAAGCCCTAAAAGCTCTCGTTGCCCTCATCTGCTTCTACGTGGTGTTGTTCTGCACGGCCGTCAT TGCTGTACTGACAGAGTGGCACAACAAGACAGGGGCGATGGTTTGTGATGTGCTGTTGGCGGCGTGTCCCTCGGGACACGCAGCCGTCCTGATCTCAAGCAATGCCAAGCTGAGGAGGACCGTGGACACCACTCTACTCTGGGCTCAGGGCCCAGTGAAGGGAAGAGGCCCTGGGACACTGTGCTGA